CGCCCGCGACATCGACCCCGATGTGATCCTGCTGGACATCATCATGCCCGGCACGGACGGTTTTGCCGTGTGCCGCGAGCTCAAGGAGGACCCCCGGCTGCGGATCATCCCGGTGGTCTTTCTGACCGCGCTCAAAACCGACCGCGAGAACCGCATCAAGGCCATCAAGGCCGGAGCCGAGGGATTTTTGTCCAAGCCCATCGAGTCCACGGAACTGACCGTGCAAATCCGGGCCATGGCCAAGATCAAGGCCGCCAATGTCGCTCAGCGCGAAAACCAGGAGCGCCTTGCCGCCCTGGTGGCGGAACGGACCCACGACCTGGAAGACGCCATGCACCAGGCCCAGGCCGCGAACAAGGCCAAAAGTGAATTCCTGGCCAACATGAGCCATGAAATCCGCACGCCCCTGAACGGCATCCTGGGCATGCTCCAACTCCTTCAGGATACTTCGCTGGACACGGAACAGCGGGACTTCGTGGACACGGCCATTTCCTCGGGACACCGTCTGACCCGGCTGCTGTCGGACATCCTGGATCTGTCCAGGATCGAGGCCGGAAGACTGATCCTGCGCAACAAGGAATTCGACATGCGCGAAGTCCGACAGGCCATCACCGACCTGCTCTTCGTGACCGCCAATAATCCGGACCTGCGCCTGTGCTTCCACATCGACGACACGGTCCCGCCCCGACTCGTCGGCGACGAAACCCGGCTGGTGCAGATTCTGTTCAACCTGGTCGGCAACGCCATCAAATTCACGACCCGGGGCAGCGTGGAAACGCGGGTGTCCCTGTTGCAACGCACGTCCGGCCGGGCCCGCCTGCTCTTTCAAATCTCGGACACCGGCGCGGGCATTCCCGACGACCGTATTCTGGACGTCTTCGACCCCTTCACCCAGGTCGAGTCATCCTACACCCGCGCCCACCAGGGCGCCGGCCTGGGCCTGTCCATCGTGCGCCGTCTGATCCGGCTCATGGATGGAAGCATGAGTGTTGACAGCGCCCTGGGCCAGGGCACGACCATCTATCTGTCCCTGCCTTTTGCCCTGCGCGACACGAAAAACGCCGCGGCGCCCCCCACGCCCAAAACCCCAGACGCGGGCCAGGGGCTGCGCATCCTTCTGGTCGAGGACGACGAGGTCAATCTGCTGTCCGGAAAATGTCTGATGGAAAAACTCGGGCACCGGATCGTCACGGCCAGAAATGGCCAGGAAGCCCTGTTCCGACTACGGGAACAGGATCTGGACCTTGTGTTCATGGACATCCAGATGCCCGTCATGGACGGACTGGAGGCAACGCGGCGCATCCGCGCGGAGGGGGATTTCAAGGACAAGGCGGATATCCCCGTCGTGGCCATGACGGCCTACGCCATGGCCGGGGACCGGGAAAAATTCCTGAACGCGGGCATGACCGATCATATCCCCAAGCCCGTTTCCATGGACACCCTGCGCCGGACCATCGACCGCTTCACCCGGCGCTAGCCATCCAGCTCCGCGGTCCTGGTCCGGCCGCGCTTCACATGGCGCCCCGTCCCATGTTCACGCCCGTGGCCTCGGCCGCGCGGATGAGCTGGTGATCCACGGGCACGGTCCGGCACAGTCCGGCCAGCTCGGCCAGGGGCACGAGAACGATATCCGGCGTCTTGAGCGCGACCATGGTCCCAAATTCGCCCCGAGCGGCCGCGTCCACGGCCGCCGCGCCCAAGCGCGTGCCCAGCACCCGGTCGAAAGCCGTGGGCGAACCGCCGCGTTGGATATGCCCCAG
The genomic region above belongs to Deltaproteobacteria bacterium and contains:
- a CDS encoding response regulator; the protein is MKILAIDDNFDNLIILRAVVADFLPEAEVMTASNGPAGIELARDIDPDVILLDIIMPGTDGFAVCRELKEDPRLRIIPVVFLTALKTDRENRIKAIKAGAEGFLSKPIESTELTVQIRAMAKIKAANVAQRENQERLAALVAERTHDLEDAMHQAQAANKAKSEFLANMSHEIRTPLNGILGMLQLLQDTSLDTEQRDFVDTAISSGHRLTRLLSDILDLSRIEAGRLILRNKEFDMREVRQAITDLLFVTANNPDLRLCFHIDDTVPPRLVGDETRLVQILFNLVGNAIKFTTRGSVETRVSLLQRTSGRARLLFQISDTGAGIPDDRILDVFDPFTQVESSYTRAHQGAGLGLSIVRRLIRLMDGSMSVDSALGQGTTIYLSLPFALRDTKNAAAPPTPKTPDAGQGLRILLVEDDEVNLLSGKCLMEKLGHRIVTARNGQEALFRLREQDLDLVFMDIQMPVMDGLEATRRIRAEGDFKDKADIPVVAMTAYAMAGDREKFLNAGMTDHIPKPVSMDTLRRTIDRFTRR